A genomic segment from Desulfurispirillum indicum S5 encodes:
- a CDS encoding acyl carrier protein, which yields MQTFHVIQQELSQLLDMESEEIQMDSYVVRDLGAESIDLLELAVALNARFSVPVRDSEIFLKPLRGLLDQCLVEDTDPFACLRRHFPYLSQERCREILGDLEGGPVLQVRDLVSYIDWKSTL from the coding sequence ATGCAAACATTTCACGTTATTCAACAGGAGCTTTCCCAGCTGCTGGACATGGAGTCCGAGGAGATTCAGATGGATTCCTATGTGGTCCGGGATCTGGGGGCGGAGTCCATTGATCTGCTGGAGCTGGCGGTGGCTCTCAACGCGCGTTTTTCGGTGCCGGTGCGCGACAGCGAGATTTTCCTCAAGCCGCTGCGCGGCCTGCTGGATCAGTGTCTGGTGGAAGATACCGATCCCTTTGCCTGCCTGCGGCGGCACTTTCCCTACCTGAGTCAGGAGCGGTGCCGCGAGATTCTGGGTGATCTGGAGGGTGGCCCGGTGCTGCAGGTGCGGGATCTGGTGAGTTACATCGACTGGAAAAGTACTCTGTGA